A window from Thiomonas sp. FB-Cd encodes these proteins:
- a CDS encoding HIT family protein, with translation MSICPFCRIATASSGTSTLLQTPSAVAFLDIRPIRPGHALIVPRRHEPDFWNLTDDERHDIFALAKQLADAQRQLFNPLKVGLLVAGFDVPHAHVHVVPLHDAHDLTSERILNGSVKSAAADELADLQGRYAQHFLVPR, from the coding sequence ATGAGCATCTGCCCCTTTTGCCGCATCGCGACGGCTTCGTCCGGCACGTCGACCCTCCTGCAAACCCCCTCCGCAGTGGCCTTCCTCGATATCCGCCCCATCAGGCCCGGCCACGCCCTCATCGTTCCCCGGCGGCACGAGCCGGATTTCTGGAATCTGACCGACGACGAGCGCCATGACATCTTCGCCCTGGCCAAGCAGCTCGCTGACGCGCAGCGCCAGCTGTTCAACCCTCTTAAAGTCGGCCTGCTCGTGGCGGGATTTGATGTCCCCCATGCCCATGTCCACGTGGTGCCGTTGCACGACGCGCATGACCTCACGTCCGAGCGCATCCTCAATGGGTCGGTGAAGAGCGCAGCGGCGGACGAACTGGCTGACCTCCAAGGCCGATACGCTCAGCACTTTCTCGTGCCGCGCTAG
- a CDS encoding YSC84-related protein, with the protein MHFIQRALRNAFLMLAVIAPLALWSTGAQAETAQELTQNARQALDQLYKTDPAASAISKQAKAILVFPSIIKAGLVFGGAYGEGVLFKDSRVDGYYNSVSASWGWQAGAQSYGYVVFLMNDKALQYLHKSDGWEIGVGPTVAVMDKGVGRNLSSTTLQDDAYAFIFDQKGLMVSLSIEGTKISQIKKH; encoded by the coding sequence ATGCATTTCATCCAACGCGCTTTGCGCAATGCTTTTCTCATGCTTGCGGTCATCGCGCCGCTGGCGTTATGGTCCACCGGCGCCCAGGCAGAAACCGCACAAGAATTAACCCAGAATGCCAGGCAAGCCCTGGACCAGCTCTACAAAACGGACCCCGCGGCCAGCGCGATTTCCAAACAGGCCAAGGCCATTCTTGTGTTTCCGAGCATCATCAAGGCCGGGCTGGTCTTTGGCGGCGCTTATGGCGAAGGCGTCCTGTTCAAGGACTCCAGGGTGGACGGTTATTACAACTCCGTCTCGGCATCCTGGGGTTGGCAAGCCGGCGCCCAGTCCTACGGCTACGTGGTCTTCCTGATGAACGACAAGGCCCTTCAGTACCTTCACAAATCCGATGGTTGGGAAATTGGCGTGGGCCCGACGGTTGCCGTGATGGATAAGGGCGTGGGCCGCAACTTGTCCTCCACCACATTGCAGGACGACGCCTACGCGTTCATTTTTGACCAGAAGGGACTCATGGTGAGCCTCAGCATCGAAGGCACAAAAATCTCGCAGATCAAGAAGCACTAG
- a CDS encoding IS110 family transposase: MVGIDVASAHVDVACLGAVLPSELAHVSNDAEGHSALADALVKLQPGLVLMEATGGYEAALACALQAVGLRVAVINPRMARDFARAMQRLAKTDRIDAATLAEFAAVLAQRPDCERFVRPLSEPEQQDLAALVTRRRQLVAMQLSERQRLRLARPVTRPSIDALLEAIARQLDDVDAEMVRHVEQHHAVMAKLLQSVAGIGRIAAATLIAELPELGRLNRRQICALVGVAPYAKDSGSSRGRRRITGGRFEVRRALYMATLTATRFNPAIRAFYKRLVAAGKLKKVALIACMRKLITHLNAITRDHLNAQNQPFTA; this comes from the coding sequence ATGGTGGGCATCGACGTTGCCAGTGCGCATGTCGATGTGGCTTGCCTGGGAGCAGTCTTGCCATCGGAGCTGGCTCATGTCAGCAACGATGCCGAGGGGCATTCCGCCCTGGCCGACGCCCTGGTGAAGCTGCAGCCGGGGCTGGTGCTGATGGAGGCCACCGGTGGCTATGAGGCGGCGCTGGCGTGCGCGTTGCAAGCAGTGGGTCTGCGTGTGGCGGTCATCAACCCGCGCATGGCGCGTGACTTCGCTCGTGCGATGCAGCGCCTGGCCAAGACCGACCGCATCGATGCGGCCACCCTGGCCGAGTTCGCTGCCGTGCTGGCCCAGCGCCCCGACTGCGAGCGCTTCGTGCGTCCGCTGAGCGAGCCCGAGCAGCAGGATCTCGCAGCCCTGGTCACCCGCAGGCGCCAGCTCGTGGCCATGCAGTTGTCCGAGCGCCAGCGCTTGCGCCTGGCCCGCCCGGTGACGCGCCCGAGTATCGATGCCCTGCTCGAGGCGATTGCCCGCCAGCTCGACGACGTCGATGCCGAAATGGTCCGCCATGTCGAACAGCATCATGCCGTGATGGCCAAGCTGTTGCAAAGCGTGGCCGGGATCGGCCGCATCGCTGCCGCAACCCTGATCGCTGAACTGCCTGAACTGGGGCGGCTCAACCGGCGCCAGATCTGTGCCTTGGTCGGCGTGGCCCCCTACGCCAAGGACTCCGGGTCCAGCCGAGGCCGACGACGCATCACCGGCGGGCGCTTCGAGGTGCGACGTGCCTTGTACATGGCCACGCTCACCGCCACACGATTCAACCCCGCCATTCGCGCCTTCTACAAGCGTCTGGTGGCCGCAGGCAAGCTCAAGAAAGTGGCCTTGATCGCCTGCATGCGCAAGCTGATCACCCACCTCAACGCCATCACCCGGGACCATCTGAACGCTCAAAATCAGCCTTTCACTGCTTGA